One genomic region from Amycolatopsis sp. FBCC-B4732 encodes:
- a CDS encoding LacI family DNA-binding transcriptional regulator, whose protein sequence is MTIRDVAARAGVSVATVSKVINERYGVSAATLARVRAVIDELGYEASLVAQSLRNHRTNVIGILVADLEPFSTELLKGAADAIRGSGFELVVYSAGGRTGDPAGWEKRYLSRLSGTLVDGAVLVTPAVSLEAVPGTPVVAVDPHTGPSHLPTIDSDNLRGAQLATEHLLELGHRRIAFLSGRPDLESATLRKAGYLRALEAAGVPADENLVRIGAYDPEVSAASAHDLLTGPDRPTAVFAANDISAIATVGAARELGLSVPDDLSVVGFDNVPESALCTPPLTTVDQPIREMGHRAISMLIALINGDAVERTHVTLDTGLVVRHSTRALSPSLP, encoded by the coding sequence GTGACCATCCGTGACGTCGCAGCCCGCGCCGGCGTCTCGGTGGCCACGGTTTCCAAAGTCATCAACGAGCGCTACGGCGTCTCCGCCGCGACGCTCGCGCGTGTCCGAGCGGTGATCGACGAGCTGGGCTACGAGGCGAGCCTCGTGGCGCAGAGCCTGAGAAACCACCGGACGAACGTCATCGGCATCCTGGTCGCCGACCTCGAACCGTTCTCGACCGAGCTGCTCAAGGGAGCCGCGGACGCCATCCGCGGCAGCGGTTTCGAGCTCGTCGTCTACTCCGCGGGCGGGCGCACCGGCGACCCGGCCGGCTGGGAGAAGCGCTACCTCTCCCGCCTGTCCGGCACCCTCGTCGACGGCGCCGTGCTGGTCACGCCCGCCGTTTCGCTGGAAGCCGTGCCCGGCACGCCGGTCGTCGCGGTCGACCCGCACACCGGCCCGTCGCACCTGCCGACCATCGACTCCGACAACCTCCGCGGCGCGCAGCTCGCCACCGAGCACCTCCTGGAACTCGGGCACCGCCGGATCGCGTTCCTCTCCGGCCGCCCCGACCTCGAATCGGCGACGCTGCGCAAGGCAGGCTACCTGCGGGCGCTGGAAGCCGCGGGCGTGCCGGCCGACGAGAACCTGGTCCGGATCGGCGCCTACGACCCGGAGGTCTCCGCGGCCTCCGCGCACGACCTGCTGACCGGGCCGGACCGGCCGACCGCGGTGTTCGCCGCGAACGACATCTCGGCCATCGCGACCGTCGGCGCGGCCCGCGAGCTGGGGCTTTCGGTGCCCGACGACCTTTCCGTCGTGGGCTTCGACAACGTCCCCGAGTCCGCGCTCTGCACCCCGCCACTGACCACTGTCGACCAGCCGATCCGCGAGATGGGCCACCGGGCGATCAGCATGCTCATCGCGCTGATCAACGGCGACGCGGTCGAGCGCACCCACGTCACCCTCGACACCGGCCTCGTGGTGCGGCACTCGACCCGGGCCCTCTCCCCATCTCTCCCGTGA
- a CDS encoding beta-glucosidase: protein MTTQPTTAPEPWRDATADPGERVRALMARMSLREKLAQLYGVWVGIDSGGEMAPHQHDFVDPSVDFDDLVRHGIGQLTRVFGTRPVDPVIGAHSLARTQRQIAAGSRFGIPAVVHEECLTGLAAWQATIYPAPLSWGATFDPDLVRRMAARIGATMRGLGVHQGLAPVLDVARDLRWGRVEETIGEDPYLVGTIGSAYVAGLESAGIVATLKHFVGYSASRAGRNLAPVSAGPREIADVLLPPFELALRAGARSVMNAYTDTDGLPAAADAELLTGLLRDTYGFDGTVVADYFSVAFLHRLHGVAADRGDAAGQALAAGIDVELPTMDCYGEPLLAAVEGGAVDAAVVDRALERVLRQKCELGLLDADWAPEFPEEIDLDDAGSRAMAREVAEKSIVLLHNDGTLPLAPGAKLAVVGPRADAAGAMLGCYSFPLHVGVHHPDVPFGVSVPTVVEALRSAHDVTYALGCPVTGGDDEGIAEAVSACADAAVCVAVLGDRAGLFGGGTSGEGCDAPDLRLPGRQEELLDALLDTGKPVVLVLLSGRPYELSRQLPRLAAVVCGFYPGEEGAPALADVLGGRIDPAGRLPVSFPAAGASQPSTYLAAPLGRRSEVSTVDPTPLFPFGHGLSYAPATWVDVSATGSLWPTDGVCRVRVTLRNDHDRETSEVVQVYLHDPVAEVARPERQLIAARRVTVAPGASVVLDIGLHADLTSYTGRAGRRQVDPGDVELRVGTSSEQIVATLHCTLTGPRRHVGFDRVLTPEFSL, encoded by the coding sequence TTGACCACGCAGCCCACCACGGCGCCGGAGCCGTGGCGCGACGCCACAGCCGACCCGGGCGAGCGCGTCCGCGCGCTGATGGCCCGCATGAGCCTCCGCGAAAAGCTCGCCCAGCTCTACGGCGTGTGGGTCGGCATCGACTCCGGTGGCGAGATGGCCCCGCACCAGCACGACTTCGTCGACCCGTCGGTCGACTTCGACGACCTGGTCCGCCACGGCATCGGGCAGCTGACCCGGGTGTTCGGCACCCGCCCGGTCGACCCGGTGATCGGCGCGCACAGCCTGGCGCGCACCCAGCGGCAGATCGCGGCCGGCAGCCGGTTCGGGATCCCCGCCGTGGTGCACGAGGAATGCCTGACCGGGCTGGCCGCGTGGCAGGCCACGATCTACCCGGCCCCGCTGTCGTGGGGTGCGACGTTCGACCCGGACCTCGTGCGGCGGATGGCGGCGCGGATCGGCGCGACGATGCGCGGGCTCGGCGTGCACCAGGGGCTCGCGCCGGTTCTCGACGTCGCCCGGGACCTGCGCTGGGGCCGCGTCGAAGAGACCATCGGCGAAGACCCGTATCTGGTCGGCACGATCGGCAGCGCGTACGTCGCCGGCCTCGAGTCGGCCGGCATCGTCGCGACGCTGAAGCACTTCGTCGGCTACTCCGCCTCGCGGGCCGGGCGTAACCTGGCGCCCGTTTCCGCCGGGCCGCGCGAAATCGCGGACGTCCTGCTCCCGCCGTTCGAGCTGGCGCTGCGGGCGGGCGCGCGGTCGGTGATGAACGCCTACACCGACACCGACGGCCTCCCGGCCGCCGCCGACGCGGAGCTGCTGACCGGGCTCCTGCGCGACACCTACGGTTTCGACGGCACGGTCGTCGCCGACTACTTCTCCGTGGCGTTCCTGCACCGGCTGCACGGCGTCGCGGCCGACCGCGGCGACGCGGCCGGGCAGGCGCTGGCCGCCGGGATCGACGTGGAACTGCCGACCATGGACTGCTACGGCGAGCCGCTGCTCGCCGCGGTGGAAGGGGGCGCGGTCGACGCCGCCGTCGTCGACCGCGCCCTCGAACGCGTGCTGCGGCAGAAGTGCGAGCTGGGCCTGCTCGACGCGGACTGGGCGCCCGAGTTCCCGGAGGAGATCGACCTCGACGACGCCGGCTCGCGCGCGATGGCGCGCGAGGTGGCCGAGAAGTCGATCGTGCTGCTGCACAACGACGGGACGCTGCCACTGGCCCCCGGCGCGAAGCTCGCCGTCGTCGGGCCGCGCGCGGACGCGGCGGGCGCGATGCTCGGCTGCTACTCGTTCCCGCTGCACGTCGGCGTGCACCACCCCGACGTCCCGTTCGGTGTCTCGGTGCCGACGGTGGTGGAAGCGCTGCGCTCCGCCCACGACGTCACCTACGCCCTCGGCTGCCCGGTCACCGGCGGGGACGACGAAGGGATCGCGGAAGCCGTGTCGGCGTGCGCGGACGCGGCGGTGTGCGTGGCCGTGCTGGGCGACCGGGCCGGGCTGTTCGGCGGCGGCACGTCCGGCGAAGGCTGCGACGCGCCCGATCTGCGGCTGCCCGGCCGGCAGGAAGAACTGCTGGACGCGTTGCTGGACACGGGCAAGCCGGTGGTCCTGGTGCTGCTTTCGGGCCGGCCGTACGAGCTTTCGCGTCAGCTGCCGCGGCTGGCCGCGGTGGTGTGCGGGTTCTACCCCGGCGAAGAAGGCGCGCCCGCGCTGGCGGACGTCCTCGGTGGACGGATCGACCCGGCCGGCCGGCTGCCGGTGAGCTTCCCGGCGGCCGGCGCGAGCCAGCCGTCGACCTACCTGGCGGCGCCGCTCGGCCGGCGCAGCGAGGTGAGCACGGTCGACCCCACTCCCCTGTTCCCCTTCGGCCACGGGCTTTCCTACGCCCCGGCGACCTGGGTGGACGTCAGTGCGACGGGCTCGCTCTGGCCGACCGACGGCGTCTGCCGGGTCCGGGTGACGCTGCGCAACGACCACGACCGCGAGACCTCCGAAGTCGTCCAGGTGTACCTGCACGACCCGGTCGCCGAGGTCGCGCGACCCGAGCGGCAGCTGATCGCGGCGCGCCGGGTCACCGTGGCCCCGGGCGCGAGCGTGGTGCTGGACATCGGGCTGCACGCGGACCTGACCTCCTACACCGGGCGCGCCGGGCGCCGCCAGGTCGACCCCGGTGACGTCGAGCTGCGCGTGGGTACGTCGAGCGAGCAGATCGTCGCGACCCTGCACTGCACGCTGACCGGGCCGCGCCGGCACGTCGGCTTCGACCGGGTCCTGACCCCGGAGTTCTCGTTGTGA
- a CDS encoding SGNH/GDSL hydrolase family protein, which translates to MRRTSLIAVLALLTALFVGASGRPPSSHWVATWTSMPQLTEPGNLPPAPYTGTDRVLDNASLRQTAHVTAGGPRIRLRFSNAFGGAPLPLTAVTVARPVAGAAGGSAVVSGSAVPVTFHGKAGTVVPVGAQVVSDPLPFPVRPFENVAVTTYLAHGQASLSVTSHPGSRTTSYLVPGDQVAAPELPGATPVDHWYFLSGVEVLSPASAVAVIGDSLSDGRGSTTNGNDRWPDVLASRVPSAVLNQAAGGNRVLQDGLGPNVLARLDRDLLAQSGVSRAIVFEGVNDLGTATPAAAADVAAQLIDAYDQILVRAHAAGIEVYGATLTPFGGNTGYDAPEREAARQQVNAWIRDPGHFDAVLDFDRVARDPAAPARLLPAYDVGDHLHLNPAGYRALGSSVPARLFRTD; encoded by the coding sequence GTGAGACGCACTTCGCTGATCGCCGTGCTGGCGCTGCTGACCGCGTTGTTCGTCGGCGCCTCGGGCCGCCCGCCGTCGTCGCACTGGGTGGCGACGTGGACGTCGATGCCGCAGCTGACCGAGCCGGGCAACCTGCCGCCGGCGCCCTACACCGGCACGGACCGGGTGCTGGACAACGCTTCCCTGCGGCAGACGGCGCACGTCACGGCCGGCGGGCCCCGCATCCGCCTGCGGTTCTCGAACGCCTTCGGCGGCGCGCCCCTGCCGCTCACGGCGGTCACGGTGGCGCGGCCGGTCGCGGGGGCCGCCGGGGGCTCGGCGGTCGTCTCGGGCAGCGCGGTACCGGTGACGTTCCACGGCAAGGCGGGCACGGTGGTTCCGGTGGGCGCGCAGGTGGTCTCCGATCCGCTGCCCTTCCCGGTGCGGCCCTTCGAGAACGTCGCCGTGACGACCTACCTGGCGCACGGGCAGGCGTCCCTGTCGGTCACTTCGCACCCGGGCTCGCGGACGACGTCGTACCTGGTGCCCGGTGACCAGGTGGCCGCGCCGGAGCTGCCCGGCGCGACCCCGGTGGACCACTGGTACTTCCTCAGCGGCGTCGAAGTGCTGTCCCCGGCCTCGGCGGTGGCGGTGATCGGCGACTCGCTGTCCGACGGCCGCGGCTCGACGACGAACGGCAACGACCGCTGGCCGGACGTCCTCGCCTCGCGGGTCCCATCAGCCGTGCTGAACCAGGCCGCGGGCGGCAACCGCGTGCTGCAGGACGGCCTCGGCCCGAACGTGCTGGCGCGCCTGGACCGCGACCTGCTCGCCCAGAGCGGCGTGTCGCGGGCGATCGTGTTCGAAGGCGTCAACGACCTCGGCACGGCCACCCCGGCCGCCGCCGCGGACGTGGCCGCGCAGCTGATCGACGCCTACGACCAGATCCTGGTCCGCGCCCACGCGGCCGGCATCGAGGTGTACGGCGCGACGCTGACCCCGTTCGGCGGCAACACCGGCTACGACGCACCGGAGCGCGAAGCGGCGCGTCAGCAGGTGAACGCGTGGATCCGCGACCCCGGCCACTTCGACGCGGTCCTCGACTTCGACCGCGTGGCCCGCGACCCGGCGGCCCCGGCGCGCCTGCTGCCGGCCTACGACGTCGGCGACCACCTGCACCTCAATCCCGCCGGATATCGCGCATTGGGTTCGAGCGTTCCCGCGCGCCTATTCCGAACGGACTGA
- a CDS encoding Asp23/Gls24 family envelope stress response protein gives MSDVINSIFGRPKNENPSSGGYAYGTPEPEPAVAEAPADGAEDTDSAPETEAAAETAEVETTETAEDDTAATDFEEDSAGDDDTAAVAEDDTDADATEDDTAADTAVTDDDTEPAAETEATEEPVAEAETVAEEEPATEPIAEPVAETEPVVEAEPVAEVEPAAAAVIAEAETVVAEAAPAEVRPAAGTRGSTTVADGVVAKIVTRVTAKAEGVHSVDEDGIKIELADEVAWITIPLVIAFGHAVKALGEQIRVSVIDAVEQYLGLDVEVVDVHVTDIHFPEAD, from the coding sequence ATGTCCGACGTCATCAACAGCATCTTCGGCCGCCCCAAGAACGAAAACCCCAGCTCCGGCGGGTACGCCTACGGCACCCCCGAGCCCGAACCCGCGGTCGCCGAGGCCCCGGCCGACGGCGCCGAGGACACGGATTCCGCACCCGAGACCGAAGCCGCCGCGGAAACGGCCGAGGTCGAGACCACCGAGACCGCCGAAGACGACACGGCCGCGACGGACTTCGAAGAGGACAGCGCCGGAGACGACGACACGGCCGCCGTTGCCGAGGACGACACCGACGCCGACGCCACCGAGGACGACACGGCGGCGGACACCGCCGTCACCGACGACGACACCGAGCCGGCGGCCGAGACGGAAGCGACCGAGGAGCCGGTCGCCGAAGCCGAGACCGTCGCCGAAGAAGAGCCGGCCACCGAGCCGATCGCCGAGCCCGTCGCCGAGACCGAGCCCGTCGTCGAAGCCGAGCCGGTCGCGGAGGTGGAACCGGCCGCCGCGGCGGTCATCGCCGAAGCCGAGACCGTGGTCGCCGAAGCGGCCCCGGCCGAGGTCCGGCCCGCCGCCGGCACCCGCGGCAGCACCACGGTCGCCGACGGCGTGGTCGCGAAGATCGTCACCCGGGTCACCGCCAAGGCCGAAGGCGTGCACAGCGTCGACGAAGACGGCATCAAGATCGAGCTCGCCGACGAGGTCGCCTGGATCACCATCCCGCTGGTGATCGCCTTCGGCCACGCGGTCAAGGCGCTCGGCGAGCAGATCCGGGTCTCCGTGATCGACGCCGTCGAGCAGTACCTGGGCCTCGACGTCGAGGTCGTGGACGTCCACGTCACCGACATCCACTTCCCGGAAGCGGACTGA
- a CDS encoding ubiquitin activation protein — protein sequence MTHLTRPGLREPAPDTPDWHVTAFLAPRPGDGDHSALDEVRALRARIVVDHGRRPAFRRADGTQADDRNLDFGAWHFLARRSPGGPPLGYVRLSTPDTAAFFRSRDFLGDQDYEELLAAEGFPVEGVFEPSRLVVEHGARRLGLGLHLNALAIGAAHHLGARAVIGTSGTKDGQDRFHERFGFRPVRGTRRYVPQYTEDVVVMLHRVADGGGQHHDLITRLRDEFPVVAGAGPRTTRVTSRGAATPDRDTFRPVLHAAAELDALLASGAVRDIHDTIDDQLTELVRAREPACRDATEVAREKRERLAGTEPWEYGTWAWYPWSARLVHVLPREEFHLARTGRKQLSGQRIGVLGRSDGDSVALTLAREGIGGAFKLADFGPSGLNRLRGGLHDIGVDQAVLTARQLAELDPYLDVEVERAGLTPETIERFFAGGLDLLVEGCATPWAKIAAREYARDLGIPVVMATGRGTLDVERFDREPDRPLLHGLLGDVKSVDVLELTASSRTELLRTIEDADRPEPAPGAALVGALCGEAARRILLGRPCESGRFHADLDEQLHGP from the coding sequence TTGACCCACCTGACCCGCCCCGGCCTGCGCGAGCCCGCGCCGGACACGCCCGACTGGCACGTCACCGCGTTCCTCGCACCGCGGCCGGGCGACGGCGACCACTCGGCGCTCGACGAAGTCCGCGCCCTGCGCGCCCGCATCGTGGTCGACCACGGCCGGCGCCCCGCGTTCCGCCGCGCGGACGGCACCCAGGCCGACGACCGGAACCTCGATTTCGGCGCCTGGCACTTCCTCGCGCGACGCAGTCCCGGCGGCCCGCCGCTCGGGTACGTCCGGCTGTCCACACCGGACACGGCCGCGTTCTTCCGGTCCCGCGACTTCCTCGGGGACCAGGACTACGAAGAACTCCTGGCGGCCGAGGGGTTCCCCGTCGAGGGCGTGTTCGAGCCCAGCCGGCTCGTCGTCGAGCACGGCGCCCGCCGGCTCGGGCTCGGGCTCCACCTGAACGCGCTGGCCATCGGCGCGGCCCACCACCTCGGCGCGCGGGCGGTGATCGGCACGTCCGGCACGAAGGACGGCCAGGACCGCTTCCACGAGCGCTTCGGCTTCCGGCCCGTCCGCGGCACGCGCCGGTACGTGCCGCAGTACACCGAAGACGTCGTCGTCATGCTCCACCGCGTCGCCGACGGCGGCGGGCAGCACCACGACCTGATCACCCGGCTGCGGGACGAGTTCCCGGTCGTCGCCGGCGCGGGACCCCGCACCACCCGGGTCACCTCGCGTGGCGCCGCGACGCCCGACCGCGACACCTTCCGGCCGGTCCTGCACGCCGCGGCCGAACTCGACGCGCTGCTGGCATCGGGTGCTGTCCGCGACATCCACGACACGATCGACGACCAGCTCACCGAGCTGGTCCGCGCCCGCGAACCGGCGTGCCGCGACGCCACCGAGGTCGCGCGCGAGAAGCGCGAGCGGCTGGCCGGCACCGAGCCGTGGGAGTACGGCACGTGGGCGTGGTACCCGTGGTCAGCGCGGCTGGTGCACGTCCTGCCCCGCGAGGAGTTCCACCTGGCCCGCACCGGCCGGAAGCAGTTGTCCGGCCAGCGGATCGGCGTCCTCGGCCGGTCGGACGGCGACAGCGTGGCGCTGACGTTGGCGCGGGAGGGCATCGGCGGCGCGTTCAAGCTGGCCGACTTCGGGCCCTCCGGCCTGAACCGCCTGCGCGGCGGCCTGCACGACATCGGCGTCGACCAGGCGGTGCTGACGGCCCGGCAGCTGGCCGAGCTCGACCCGTACCTCGACGTCGAGGTCGAACGTGCCGGACTGACCCCGGAAACGATCGAGCGGTTCTTCGCCGGCGGGCTCGACCTGCTCGTCGAGGGGTGCGCTACGCCGTGGGCGAAGATCGCGGCCCGCGAGTACGCGCGCGACCTCGGCATCCCGGTCGTGATGGCCACCGGCCGCGGCACGCTCGACGTCGAGCGCTTCGACCGCGAACCCGACCGCCCGCTGCTGCACGGCCTGCTCGGCGACGTGAAGTCGGTCGACGTCCTCGAGCTGACCGCGAGTTCCCGGACCGAGCTGCTCCGGACCATCGAGGACGCCGACCGGCCGGAGCCGGCACCGGGTGCCGCGCTCGTCGGCGCGCTGTGCGGCGAGGCGGCCCGCCGCATCCTGCTCGGCCGCCCGTGCGAGTCCGGCCGCTTCCACGCCGACCTCGACGAGCAGCTGCACGGTCCGTAA
- a CDS encoding dihydrofolate reductase family protein, protein MIRLYMSMSLDGYIAGPDDRPGQELGRGGGRLFDWLDERHGAGPSGRVYREACSTGALISGRRTFELAGRWGGDHHDGVPINVLTRHADPADALPGSARYFTDVVACAEESRAAAGDRGVMVHGAGAAQALLAAGELDELEIDLVPVLLGGGRRLFGESDPVELRLVRRLEDRDVTHLRYEVVR, encoded by the coding sequence ATGATCCGCCTCTACATGTCCATGTCCCTCGACGGCTACATCGCCGGTCCCGACGACCGGCCGGGCCAGGAACTGGGCCGCGGCGGGGGACGGCTGTTCGACTGGCTCGACGAACGCCACGGTGCCGGACCCAGCGGCCGGGTCTACCGCGAGGCGTGTTCGACCGGCGCGCTGATCTCGGGACGGCGGACGTTCGAGCTGGCCGGCCGGTGGGGTGGCGACCACCACGACGGCGTGCCGATCAACGTCCTGACCCGCCACGCGGACCCGGCCGACGCACTACCCGGCAGCGCGCGGTACTTCACGGACGTGGTGGCGTGCGCCGAGGAGTCCCGCGCGGCGGCCGGCGACCGCGGGGTCATGGTGCACGGTGCGGGTGCGGCGCAGGCCCTGCTGGCGGCCGGCGAGCTGGACGAGCTGGAAATCGACCTGGTCCCGGTCCTGCTCGGCGGCGGACGGCGCCTGTTCGGCGAGTCGGACCCGGTCGAGCTGCGGCTGGTCCGCCGCCTCGAAGACCGCGACGTCACGCACCTGCGTTACGAGGTCGTGCGTTAG
- a CDS encoding ATP-binding protein, whose product MDELKALATLSFDWADTPDHVWRDSPYHVEGLHADALAALDTGIRDAVTSDGPSPIGLVLRGLKGVGKTHLLGLVRRQVHRARGYFFLDDVTAAEAFWENTAEALRRGLTRPDDSGESQLKRFLLRVCLRAHVAAEVEGRIRRGRGLTVEDVEAFVDGVASLDEMVADECGDTARALVLIASRDRGAKYIGEDFLDGDAELTSEARQWNIYSRPKPSRVLVQEITRLLALTGPVVIAVDQLDTLVARSTQGMLGEGVGDDLLVAQIADGLMGLREVTHKTLTVLACLPSTWEQIKTKAAGTVPDRFRESVMLGRITHAEVGRALVEKRLGVAYQAMEFTPPYPSWPVAPEAFDEPWEQWTPRELLKRIGAHIDACLRSGQVRELFSFDEKTPVPVAPVRTAVESDRFAELDSEFEKLQAEADPGKLLAEKSVDKAMPDLLSAALRCWVTEVGDDDLEWSCERQNARSEVHAWLTRTLDEAADLQEHWAFRAIPARDPRAALSRFRKARSAAGQRQGADNRHLVILRDAWGKGAKTREEVDKFTTAGGKTIPPSAADVRIFWALDKMLANGGRELHEWLIDRRPASRSELLSAVLPEKPSGQPAEGTHPPPADGEITLGTVVGSGEPVRVELSALRKHAAVFAGSGSGKTVLLRRIVEECALLGVSAIVLDPNNDLARLGDAWPTPPESWGPDDAQLAKRYLAETDVVVWTPGRATGRPLAFQPLPDFAGVLDDSDEFAAAVEVAVATLAPQARLTGSTAKTNIGLAVLRQAVVEHAKTGSRSLPELIELLTDLPEDVSNLNDAKRIAAGLAEVLKAAMVNDPLFAGGGEPVDPGVLLTPADGKRARVSVISFVGLQADEQRQNFVNQLQMELFAWIKRNPAGERPLGALFVMDEAQTMASSGSLTASTRSTIVLASQARKYGLGLLFATQAPKGLHNQVVGNAMTQFFGRLNSPAQIAAANELARAKGSPVADISRLERAQFYVAGEAFGFRQVATPLCLSHHPASPLRLEEVIARARDE is encoded by the coding sequence ATGGACGAGCTGAAAGCACTGGCGACGCTGAGCTTCGACTGGGCGGACACCCCCGACCACGTCTGGCGGGATTCGCCGTACCACGTCGAGGGCTTGCACGCCGATGCGCTCGCCGCACTCGACACGGGGATCCGCGATGCGGTGACCAGCGACGGGCCCAGCCCGATCGGGCTCGTCCTGCGCGGCTTGAAGGGGGTCGGCAAGACCCACTTGCTGGGCCTCGTCCGGCGTCAGGTGCACCGCGCGCGGGGGTACTTCTTCCTCGACGACGTCACCGCCGCCGAGGCGTTCTGGGAAAACACGGCCGAGGCGCTGCGCCGTGGGCTGACCCGGCCGGACGATTCGGGTGAGTCCCAGCTGAAGCGGTTCCTGCTGCGCGTGTGCCTGCGGGCGCACGTCGCCGCCGAGGTCGAGGGGCGGATCCGGCGGGGGCGCGGGCTGACGGTGGAGGACGTCGAGGCGTTCGTCGACGGGGTGGCTTCGCTCGACGAGATGGTCGCCGACGAATGCGGGGACACCGCGCGAGCCCTCGTGCTCATCGCCAGCCGGGACCGCGGCGCCAAGTACATCGGCGAGGACTTCCTCGACGGCGACGCGGAGCTTACGTCGGAAGCCCGGCAGTGGAACATCTACTCGAGGCCGAAACCGTCCCGCGTCCTCGTCCAGGAAATCACGCGGCTGCTCGCCCTCACCGGGCCGGTCGTGATCGCCGTCGACCAGCTCGACACGCTCGTCGCGCGGTCGACGCAGGGCATGCTCGGCGAAGGCGTCGGGGACGACCTGCTCGTGGCGCAGATCGCCGACGGGCTGATGGGTCTGCGGGAGGTCACCCACAAGACCCTGACCGTGCTGGCTTGCCTGCCGTCGACGTGGGAGCAGATCAAGACCAAGGCGGCGGGAACCGTCCCGGATCGCTTCCGCGAATCGGTGATGCTCGGCCGGATCACCCACGCCGAAGTCGGGCGGGCGCTGGTCGAGAAACGGCTGGGCGTCGCCTACCAGGCCATGGAGTTCACCCCGCCCTACCCGAGCTGGCCCGTGGCGCCCGAGGCGTTCGACGAGCCGTGGGAGCAGTGGACACCGCGTGAGCTGCTGAAGCGGATCGGCGCGCACATCGACGCGTGCCTGCGCAGCGGGCAGGTCAGGGAACTCTTTTCCTTCGACGAGAAGACCCCGGTGCCGGTCGCGCCCGTGCGCACGGCGGTCGAGAGTGACCGGTTCGCCGAGCTCGACAGTGAATTCGAAAAGCTGCAAGCGGAAGCCGATCCCGGGAAGCTGCTCGCCGAGAAGAGCGTCGACAAGGCCATGCCCGATCTCCTCTCCGCCGCCCTTCGGTGCTGGGTGACCGAAGTCGGGGATGACGACCTCGAGTGGTCGTGCGAGCGGCAGAACGCCCGCAGCGAGGTGCACGCCTGGCTCACTCGGACCCTCGACGAGGCCGCCGACCTCCAGGAGCACTGGGCCTTCCGGGCGATTCCCGCACGGGATCCGCGGGCCGCGCTGAGCCGGTTCCGGAAGGCGCGGTCCGCCGCGGGGCAGCGGCAAGGGGCGGACAACCGGCACCTCGTGATCCTGCGGGACGCCTGGGGAAAGGGCGCGAAGACGCGGGAAGAGGTGGACAAGTTCACGACCGCGGGCGGCAAGACGATCCCGCCGAGCGCGGCCGACGTCCGGATTTTCTGGGCTCTGGACAAGATGCTCGCCAACGGTGGCCGGGAACTGCATGAATGGCTGATCGACCGACGGCCCGCGAGCCGGTCCGAGTTGTTGTCCGCCGTCTTGCCGGAGAAGCCGTCGGGGCAGCCTGCCGAAGGGACCCATCCGCCACCGGCCGACGGGGAGATCACGCTCGGGACCGTCGTCGGGTCGGGGGAGCCGGTGCGGGTCGAGCTTTCCGCGCTGCGCAAGCACGCCGCCGTCTTCGCGGGGTCCGGGTCCGGGAAGACCGTGCTGCTCAGGCGGATCGTCGAGGAGTGCGCGCTGCTGGGCGTCTCCGCGATCGTCCTGGATCCCAACAACGACCTCGCCCGCCTCGGTGACGCCTGGCCGACGCCGCCGGAGAGCTGGGGGCCCGACGACGCCCAGCTCGCGAAGCGGTACCTCGCCGAGACCGACGTCGTCGTGTGGACGCCGGGACGGGCGACCGGGCGGCCGCTCGCGTTCCAGCCGTTGCCGGACTTCGCCGGCGTGCTCGACGACTCCGACGAGTTCGCCGCCGCCGTCGAGGTGGCCGTCGCGACCCTGGCTCCGCAAGCGCGGCTGACCGGGAGCACCGCGAAGACCAACATCGGGCTGGCCGTGTTGCGGCAGGCGGTCGTCGAGCACGCGAAGACCGGCTCGCGAAGCCTGCCCGAGCTGATCGAGCTGCTGACCGATCTGCCCGAGGACGTCAGCAACCTCAACGACGCCAAGCGCATCGCGGCCGGCCTGGCCGAGGTGCTCAAGGCGGCGATGGTCAACGACCCGCTCTTCGCGGGTGGCGGCGAGCCGGTCGATCCGGGCGTGTTGCTGACTCCCGCGGACGGCAAGCGGGCCCGCGTCTCGGTGATCAGCTTCGTCGGGCTGCAGGCGGACGAGCAGCGGCAGAACTTCGTCAACCAGCTGCAGATGGAGCTGTTCGCCTGGATCAAGCGCAACCCGGCGGGGGAGCGGCCGCTGGGGGCGTTGTTCGTGATGGACGAAGCCCAGACGATGGCGTCGTCGGGGAGCCTCACGGCGAGTACGCGCAGCACGATCGTGCTCGCGTCGCAGGCCCGCAAGTACGGGCTGGGGCTGCTGTTCGCCACGCAGGCGCCGAAGGGGCTGCACAACCAGGTCGTCGGCAACGCGATGACGCAGTTCTTCGGCCGGTTGAACAGCCCGGCCCAGATCGCGGCGGCCAACGAGCTGGCCCGGGCGAAGGGGAGTCCGGTCGCGGACATCTCACGGCTGGAGCGCGCGCAGTTCTACGTGGCGGGGGAGGCGTTCGGGTTCCGCCAGGTGGCGACGCCGCTGTGCCTGTCCCACCACCCGGCGAGCCCGCTGCGGCTGGAAGAGGTGATCGCCCGGGCGCGGGACGAGTGA